A segment of the Nitrospirota bacterium genome:
ACAAAAATTGTGCGGATTTCCGGATCGGCTACATAAATGTTTCCTGCATTATCTACAACAACTCCGCTCGGCCTTCTTAATTTTTCGACTCTTTCCTTTCCGATTAGAAACTCCATTACCTGACTCGGTTTGCCAAAATCATACCTGTCAGACCATTGCTTCACCCATTTGATTTTTGGAGATGCGGGAGGCGGGGGCCAGACATACTCTCCGGAAGGTTTTTGTATTGAGTCAGGAACTGGAGCATTGGCAGCACATCCGAAGAGAACGGCTAAAGACAGCAATAGAAAAAAAAGATAGATTTTACGCATTATGCATTCCTCTTCCTTATTAAAGAAATTAATAGTATTTATGGCATCTTGTGCAAATGTTTGGTTGTGTAAAGAGCTTCTTGTTGTCTGAACTGTGGGGATCATGGCAGGTAACGCAGTCAAAATCCTTGCCAGGATTATCGGGGTCTATGATTTCAATTTCTTTCCCTGGATTCTTTGGATCAGGCACGCGTATTATCTTGATGGTTGATGGGTCTTTGCCCTTTACTGGGTGAATTCTTCTGCCGGGAATATTCACGATATGTTTTCCATCTGACTTGCCCACATGGCAGGTCAGACAAAGCTCTTCTATACTGCTGTTTATGAGGAGGGAAGGGTTATTGTTTGCATGCGGAGTATGACAAGAGCTGCAGCCACCTGCAGGAATAATCCCATGAACATTTTTTTTGTTGAATTGAGCCTTCTCATGACAGCTAAAACAGAGATTCGGCTGCGTTGTTTTCAGTATCCTGTCAGATTCTGAGCTATGCGGATTGTGACAGCCTGTGCACATTCCTAAATTTGTATGGCCTGACTTGCCTTTAAATTTCGATTCATCATGGCAGTTGTAACAGAGTCCCGGAACATCTTTCAAAAGAATCTTGGGATAATTTGACTGATGCGCATCATGGCATCCGGTGCACATGCCAGCCGGTATTGGCTGATGTACAGATTTCCCCTTGAATTTCGATTCATCATGGCAGCTGTAACAGAGTCCCGGCATGCTCTGGGTGAGCACGATACTGCCTTTTTGTCCTGGATGCGTCTTGCCTTCTACGGGTTTATGGCATGCTGAACAGCCGAGGGCAATCGCTGCATGCACACTTTTTGCCGGTTTCTGTAATTTTGCATGGCAGGTGATGCATGGGTTGGCCTCTGCAGCATCGGCCTGAGAGGATATGAAAGCAATAGCTGCGCACATCGCCAGATAGCAAAAGATTATCTTTATAAATCTCATCGTTTCCTCTCCATATGTAAGTTTTAACTATAATAGTTTAATCATAATACGAGAAGCTTGTCAACGTTGCTAAAGGTTATAAATGTTTTGCAACTTAAGTTGTAAAATACCGACAGAAAAGGGGAGCGCTCTGCAAAAAAACACGTTTAAAGGATGGATTGCTCTGTCACAGGTTTCTCGCAATAACGGGGATAGGTGGCAGCACAGAGACTTCCTTGGTTGTCATCGCGAAGCCGAATGTAATGAGGCTGTGGCGATCTTGCCGTT
Coding sequences within it:
- a CDS encoding cytochrome c3 family protein, which translates into the protein MRFIKIIFCYLAMCAAIAFISSQADAAEANPCITCHAKLQKPAKSVHAAIALGCSACHKPVEGKTHPGQKGSIVLTQSMPGLCYSCHDESKFKGKSVHQPIPAGMCTGCHDAHQSNYPKILLKDVPGLCYNCHDESKFKGKSGHTNLGMCTGCHNPHSSESDRILKTTQPNLCFSCHEKAQFNKKNVHGIIPAGGCSSCHTPHANNNPSLLINSSIEELCLTCHVGKSDGKHIVNIPGRRIHPVKGKDPSTIKIIRVPDPKNPGKEIEIIDPDNPGKDFDCVTCHDPHSSDNKKLFTQPNICTRCHKYY